Proteins encoded within one genomic window of Streptomyces profundus:
- a CDS encoding extracellular catalytic domain type 1 short-chain-length polyhydroxyalkanoate depolymerase, which translates to MTTRAASLPATPPPPRRGRLRSALLALVGGVLPVLALLLVGAPPATAATLTEITDFGENPSGLDMHLYVPDTVQDEPAVLVAVHYCTGSGPAFHAGTEFAQLADQHGFVVIYPSATRAGQCFDVSSPQALRRDGGSDPVSIRSMVRYVEERHGADPDRIFVTGASSGGMMTNVLLGNYPDVFRAGAAFMGVPFGCFATTDGSEWNSACANGQISRTPQEWGELVRAAHPGYAGERPRMQLWHGTEDDILSYANFGEAIKQWTDVLGVSQTPALSDSPRPGWDRTRYGDAGETAPVEAISLPGVGHSLPGGGMAAEAIRFFGLADETPGGGDPGDPGGPGDPGGTACAVTVTTNAWNNGLTGDITLVNTGEETLDGWRLAFTLPAGQTLTAGWNAEFTGSQGAITAAGVGHTSVIAPGAGVSFGYQASHTGDDGQPTAFSLDGVACS; encoded by the coding sequence ATGACCACCAGAGCCGCGTCACTCCCGGCCACCCCACCTCCACCGCGCCGGGGCCGCCTCCGCTCGGCGCTCCTCGCCCTGGTCGGCGGGGTACTCCCCGTGCTGGCCCTGCTGTTGGTCGGCGCGCCGCCGGCCACGGCGGCGACGCTCACCGAGATCACCGACTTCGGCGAGAACCCCAGCGGTCTCGACATGCACCTCTATGTCCCCGACACCGTCCAGGACGAGCCGGCCGTGCTGGTCGCCGTCCACTACTGCACCGGCTCGGGACCGGCGTTCCACGCCGGCACGGAGTTCGCCCAACTCGCCGACCAGCACGGCTTTGTCGTGATCTACCCGTCGGCGACCCGCGCCGGCCAGTGCTTCGACGTCTCCTCCCCCCAGGCGCTGCGGCGGGACGGCGGCAGCGATCCGGTCTCCATCCGTTCGATGGTCCGCTATGTCGAGGAGCGGCACGGCGCCGATCCGGACCGGATCTTCGTCACCGGCGCCTCGTCCGGCGGGATGATGACCAACGTGCTGCTCGGCAACTACCCGGACGTGTTCCGGGCCGGCGCCGCGTTCATGGGCGTCCCGTTCGGCTGCTTCGCGACCACCGACGGCTCCGAGTGGAACAGCGCCTGCGCCAACGGGCAGATCAGCCGCACCCCGCAGGAGTGGGGCGAGCTGGTGCGGGCCGCCCACCCGGGATACGCCGGCGAGCGGCCCCGGATGCAGCTGTGGCACGGCACCGAGGACGACATCCTCTCCTACGCCAACTTCGGCGAGGCCATCAAGCAGTGGACCGATGTCCTCGGGGTGAGCCAGACGCCCGCGCTCTCGGACAGCCCGAGGCCCGGCTGGGACCGCACCCGCTACGGTGACGCGGGGGAGACGGCCCCGGTCGAGGCGATCAGCCTGCCGGGCGTCGGCCACTCGCTGCCCGGCGGCGGCATGGCGGCCGAGGCGATCCGGTTCTTCGGCCTCGCCGACGAGACGCCGGGCGGCGGCGATCCAGGCGACCCGGGCGGCCCCGGCGATCCGGGTGGCACGGCCTGCGCGGTGACGGTCACAACCAACGCCTGGAACAACGGACTTACCGGCGACATCACCCTCGTCAACACCGGCGAGGAGACGTTGGACGGCTGGCGACTCGCCTTCACCCTGCCCGCGGGGCAGACCCTCACCGCCGGCTGGAACGCCGAGTTCACGGGCAGCCAGGGCGCGATCACCGCTGCCGGCGTCGGTCACACCAGCGTCATCGCACCCGGCGCCGGCGTCAGCTTCGGCTACCAGGCCAGCCACACGGGCGACGACGGCCAACCCACCGCGTTCTCCCTGGACGGCGTCGCCTGCTCCTGA
- a CDS encoding 5-dehydro-4-deoxyglucarate dehydratase has protein sequence MQAQQAHSQSSNSLSGLLAFPVTPFGEDGGLDLARFEEHLSETVKAGPTALFVACGTGEFASLTLAEHREVVRVAVAHVGGALPVYAGAGGGTRVAVEFVRAAEAAGASGALVLPPYLQVGPPAGLVAHYRAIAEATDLPLIPYQRANAIFTPEAVAELAGLAQIVAFKDGHGDIELLQRVQTATGGELPLLNGMPTAETFARAYAAVGARAYSSATLAFAPTIARGFYDAFVRGDDATQRTLLREFYVPLTQLRLTTEGYAVSLVKAGLAVQGRSAGPVRPPLVEVTPEHRERLAQLIDRGHAALA, from the coding sequence GTGCAGGCACAGCAGGCGCATTCGCAGTCGAGCAACTCCCTCAGTGGGCTACTCGCGTTTCCCGTCACGCCGTTCGGGGAGGACGGCGGGCTGGATCTGGCGCGGTTCGAGGAGCATCTGAGCGAGACGGTCAAGGCCGGGCCCACGGCTCTCTTCGTGGCCTGCGGCACCGGCGAGTTCGCCTCGCTGACGCTGGCCGAGCACCGCGAGGTGGTCCGCGTCGCCGTCGCACACGTCGGCGGCGCGCTGCCGGTCTACGCCGGCGCCGGCGGCGGCACCCGGGTCGCCGTCGAGTTCGTCCGCGCGGCCGAGGCCGCCGGGGCGAGCGGCGCCCTGGTGCTGCCGCCGTATCTCCAGGTCGGGCCGCCGGCCGGTCTTGTCGCCCACTACCGGGCCATCGCCGAGGCCACCGACCTGCCGTTGATCCCCTACCAGCGGGCCAACGCGATCTTCACCCCGGAGGCCGTCGCCGAACTGGCCGGGCTGGCGCAGATCGTGGCGTTCAAGGACGGTCACGGCGACATCGAGCTGTTGCAGCGCGTCCAGACCGCGACCGGGGGCGAACTGCCGCTGCTGAACGGGATGCCGACCGCCGAGACGTTCGCCCGCGCCTACGCCGCCGTCGGCGCCCGCGCCTACTCGTCGGCGACCCTGGCCTTCGCCCCGACGATCGCGCGCGGCTTCTACGACGCGTTCGTCCGGGGCGACGACGCGACGCAGCGGACGTTGCTGCGGGAGTTCTATGTGCCGCTGACCCAACTCAGGCTGACCACCGAGGGATACGCCGTCTCGCTGGTCAAGGCGGGTCTGGCCGTGCAGGGCCGGAGCGCGGGGCCCGTCCGGCCGCCGCTGGTGGAGGTCACCCCCGAGCACCGGGAGCGGCTGGCCCAGCTCATCGATCGAGGGCACGCGGCCCTCGCCTGA
- a CDS encoding IclR family transcriptional regulator → MAEPDGSRDGGRVRSVKSADRTIALLEYLSAAEAPRSLREVTESLAIPRASAYALLVTLVRTGWVELTENGSNYRLGIRALRAGAAYVEHDDVVRRVQPVMNDLSDKLGETIHLARLDGHEIVYLATCPSRHSLAVVSKPGRRLPCWATGLGKAILAHRPWPEVDALLPATLTPRTENSLTSREALRDELTTVARRGHAVDEQESTLGLRCFALPLRFGGAVHEALSCSVPIVRLDPAREAAILTALHAARDRLDAEA, encoded by the coding sequence ATGGCCGAACCGGACGGCTCGCGGGACGGGGGACGGGTGCGCAGCGTCAAGTCCGCCGACCGCACCATCGCGCTGCTGGAGTATCTGAGCGCGGCCGAGGCGCCGCGGTCGCTCCGCGAGGTCACGGAGAGCCTGGCCATTCCCCGGGCCAGCGCCTACGCGCTGCTGGTCACGCTGGTGCGCACCGGCTGGGTCGAGTTGACGGAGAACGGCTCGAACTACCGCCTCGGCATCAGGGCGCTGCGCGCCGGCGCGGCGTATGTCGAACACGACGACGTGGTGCGCCGGGTGCAGCCGGTGATGAACGACCTCTCGGACAAGCTGGGCGAGACCATCCACCTGGCCCGCCTCGACGGCCACGAGATCGTCTACCTGGCGACGTGCCCCTCGCGCCACTCGCTGGCCGTCGTCTCCAAGCCGGGCCGCCGACTCCCCTGCTGGGCCACGGGGTTGGGCAAGGCGATCCTCGCCCACCGCCCCTGGCCCGAGGTGGACGCGCTGCTCCCGGCGACGCTCACCCCGCGCACCGAGAACTCCCTCACCAGCCGGGAGGCGCTCCGCGACGAGTTGACCACGGTCGCGCGGCGCGGCCACGCCGTCGACGAGCAGGAGTCCACGTTGGGGCTGCGCTGCTTCGCGCTGCCGCTGCGGTTCGGCGGCGCGGTCCACGAGGCCCTGAGCTGCTCCGTCCCCATCGTCCGCCTCGACCCGGCCCGCGAAGCGGCCATCCTCACGGCCCTGCACGCCGCCCGCGACCGCCTCGACGCGGAGGCCTAG
- a CDS encoding FecCD family ABC transporter permease, with translation MSRHPTARVVPGTVPVRLWSARVTFLLRPRLLLVAVLALLGCGVLIGVSLCVGAYPVSVPEVAEALFHGTGDRLAVHFVTQERLPQALVAALAGAALGISGAIFQSMTRNPLASPDVIGFNSGAATGAIVVIVVVGGGAGQVAVGAVGGGLGAAAVVLALARRGGFQGSRLVLIGIGVTAVLGSVNSYLLTRSELNTAQNAHIWLIGSLHGRSWAEFGTLALALLVLLPVVATLGRRLRSLELGDDLAGGLGLPVAGTRLALTALGVALCAVAVASAGPIPFIALAAPQIAARLARGTGVSLAAAGLVGATLLTGAHLVANQLFAVLAWCGERAAWLSFVDPGQRHVQLPVGVLTALLGGPLSGLAAASKVTPMATLMGRGW, from the coding sequence GTGAGCCGGCACCCGACCGCCCGCGTGGTGCCGGGCACCGTTCCCGTCCGGCTCTGGTCGGCGCGGGTGACGTTCCTGCTGCGCCCCCGTCTGCTGCTGGTCGCCGTCTTGGCGCTGCTCGGCTGCGGTGTCCTGATCGGCGTCAGCCTGTGCGTCGGCGCCTACCCGGTCTCCGTGCCCGAGGTCGCCGAGGCGCTCTTCCACGGCACGGGGGACCGGCTCGCGGTGCACTTCGTCACCCAGGAGCGGCTGCCGCAGGCGCTGGTCGCCGCGCTGGCCGGGGCCGCGCTGGGGATCAGCGGCGCGATCTTCCAGAGCATGACGCGCAACCCGCTGGCCAGCCCCGACGTGATCGGCTTCAACAGCGGCGCCGCCACAGGCGCGATCGTGGTCATCGTGGTCGTCGGGGGCGGCGCCGGACAGGTCGCCGTCGGCGCGGTCGGCGGCGGACTCGGCGCGGCTGCCGTGGTGTTGGCGCTGGCGCGCAGGGGAGGCTTCCAGGGCTCCCGGCTGGTCCTGATCGGCATCGGCGTCACCGCCGTCCTCGGCTCGGTCAACTCCTATCTGCTGACCCGCTCGGAGCTCAACACCGCGCAGAACGCGCATATCTGGCTGATCGGCAGCCTGCACGGCCGCTCCTGGGCGGAGTTCGGCACGCTGGCGCTCGCGCTGCTCGTCCTGCTCCCGGTGGTCGCCACGCTGGGCCGGCGGCTGCGCTCGCTCGAACTCGGCGACGATCTCGCCGGCGGGCTCGGACTCCCGGTGGCCGGCACCCGGTTGGCGCTGACGGCGCTCGGCGTGGCGCTCTGCGCGGTCGCGGTGGCGAGCGCCGGGCCGATCCCGTTCATCGCGCTGGCCGCGCCGCAGATCGCCGCCCGGCTGGCCAGGGGCACCGGGGTGAGCCTGGCCGCCGCCGGGCTGGTGGGCGCGACCCTGCTCACCGGCGCCCATCTCGTCGCCAACCAGCTCTTCGCCGTCCTGGCCTGGTGCGGCGAACGGGCGGCGTGGCTGTCCTTCGTCGATCCGGGGCAGCGCCATGTGCAACTGCCCGTCGGGGTGTTGACGGCGCTGCTCGGCGGGCCTCTATCTGGCCTGGCTGCTGCGTCGAAGGTGACGCCGATGGCGACTTTGATGGGCCGGGGGTGGTGA
- a CDS encoding alpha/beta hydrolase, protein MGDSGDRHGYPFDPELAAALAMMAEVDISDLAAARRAQAAELREAMALADGRGVRVREVWAPGRSGGLKVPLRIYRPVGVPGPLPAVLSLHGGGFVLGTWDVDHEGNLRFSRELPAVVVAVDYRLAPEHPFPAALDDCHAALCWIADQAEELGVDPGRIGVWGDSAGAGLAAGLALLVRDTGGPAPRCLHLHSPALDDRLTTGSARRFTDTPVWNRRNARLSWERYLGSGQEAVSPYAAPARADDLTGLPPTCVAVMEFDPLRDEGLAFAEALTAAGVATRLRFYPGTFHGCAAVTHSGVAQRITADALAALRQGLRG, encoded by the coding sequence ATGGGCGACTCGGGTGACCGCCATGGCTACCCCTTCGATCCGGAGCTGGCCGCGGCCCTCGCCATGATGGCCGAGGTCGACATCTCCGATCTGGCCGCCGCCAGGCGGGCCCAGGCCGCCGAGTTGCGGGAGGCGATGGCGCTGGCGGACGGTCGCGGCGTGCGGGTGCGGGAGGTGTGGGCGCCGGGGCGGTCCGGTGGGTTGAAGGTGCCGCTGCGGATCTACCGTCCGGTGGGGGTGCCGGGTCCGCTGCCCGCCGTGCTCAGCCTGCACGGCGGCGGCTTCGTGCTCGGCACCTGGGACGTGGACCACGAGGGCAACCTGCGGTTCAGCCGCGAGCTGCCGGCCGTGGTGGTCGCGGTCGACTACCGGCTCGCGCCCGAGCACCCCTTTCCCGCCGCGTTGGACGACTGCCATGCCGCGCTGTGCTGGATCGCCGACCAGGCCGAGGAGTTGGGCGTCGACCCCGGCCGGATCGGGGTGTGGGGCGACAGCGCGGGCGCCGGCCTGGCGGCGGGGCTCGCGCTGCTCGTCCGCGACACCGGCGGGCCCGCGCCGCGCTGTCTGCATCTGCACAGCCCGGCCCTCGACGACCGGCTGACCACCGGGAGCGCCCGCCGCTTCACCGACACCCCGGTCTGGAACCGGCGCAACGCGCGACTGAGTTGGGAACGGTACCTGGGCTCGGGCCAGGAGGCCGTCTCGCCGTACGCGGCGCCGGCCCGCGCCGACGACCTGACGGGGCTGCCGCCGACATGTGTCGCGGTCATGGAGTTCGATCCGCTGCGGGACGAGGGCCTGGCCTTCGCCGAGGCGCTGACCGCGGCCGGGGTCGCCACCCGGCTCCGGTTCTACCCCGGCACGTTCCACGGCTGCGCGGCGGTGACACACTCCGGCGTCGCCCAGCGGATCACGGCCGACGCGCTCGCGGCCCTGCGCCAGGGGCTCCGGGGGTGA
- a CDS encoding ABC transporter substrate-binding protein: MTSANSLLTLDRRRLIGGAAGLGGVLSLAACGVRGGNNADNTDNADATPDAAADTERTVDADNGRVTVPARPERVVVTDNYSVWMLSDVGMVPVGIPEGTAAPATLPADIHEAISDVTTIGVPGEPNAQAVASVAPDLILDQFYAAKAEELTPIAPVVHFNWHDSDSLWHQQAERVADAVNRSDRLTEIRDVYQSRLAEVRDTYADQIAASVWAPLSGGPNGTFFLGSPLLSVLRDLGLTIGAGISDDEAGFVEMSYEDLEVLEDCTVLIYSQLFDGELAAPTAELVANPVWRGLAPVSAGRAFPVRHYGVCSYRYANGAVDEIEAILAQL; the protein is encoded by the coding sequence GTGACCAGCGCCAACTCCCTGTTGACCCTTGACCGCAGACGCCTGATCGGCGGCGCCGCCGGCCTCGGCGGCGTGCTGAGCCTCGCCGCCTGCGGTGTGCGCGGCGGTAACAACGCCGACAACACCGACAACGCCGACGCCACTCCCGACGCCGCCGCCGACACCGAGCGGACGGTGGACGCGGACAACGGCCGCGTCACCGTGCCCGCGCGGCCCGAGCGGGTGGTGGTCACCGACAACTACAGCGTCTGGATGCTCTCCGACGTGGGCATGGTCCCGGTCGGCATCCCGGAGGGCACCGCGGCGCCCGCCACCCTGCCGGCGGACATCCACGAGGCGATCAGCGACGTCACCACCATCGGCGTCCCCGGCGAGCCCAACGCCCAGGCGGTGGCGTCCGTCGCCCCCGACCTGATCCTGGACCAGTTCTACGCGGCCAAGGCCGAGGAGCTGACCCCCATCGCGCCCGTGGTCCACTTCAACTGGCATGACAGCGACAGCCTCTGGCACCAGCAGGCGGAGCGGGTCGCCGACGCGGTCAACCGCTCGGACCGGCTGACCGAGATCCGCGACGTCTACCAGAGCCGCCTCGCCGAGGTCCGCGACACCTACGCCGACCAGATAGCCGCCTCCGTCTGGGCGCCGCTCAGCGGCGGACCCAACGGGACGTTCTTCCTCGGCTCGCCGTTGCTCTCCGTGCTGCGGGACCTGGGCCTGACCATCGGCGCCGGCATCTCCGACGACGAGGCGGGCTTCGTCGAGATGTCCTACGAGGACCTGGAGGTCCTTGAGGACTGCACCGTGCTGATCTACTCGCAGCTGTTCGACGGTGAACTGGCCGCGCCCACGGCGGAGTTGGTGGCCAACCCGGTCTGGCGGGGCCTCGCCCCGGTCAGCGCGGGCCGCGCCTTCCCCGTCCGGCACTACGGCGTCTGCTCCTACCGCTACGCCAACGGCGCGGTGGACGAGATCGAAGCCATCCTCGCCCAGCTCTGA
- a CDS encoding GntR family transcriptional regulator: MSAIVRVSQHSDVPIYRQIVTQLTFMIELGQLRDGERLPGSRLLADNLGINRNTVAHAYRELRERGLVEARGRRGMVVVGGERARADSAARERARAILASATRACARLGLDPGDIREIVARLTAPGADDETPLVSFVECNAERARHFAGALERELGLPVRPLVLGGFDPAAERADLVLTTFFHLAEVRGLLRRPTTDVIAIVAAPHVRTLVQIAQVPKDRTVGLWYSTEDQAASIRDSLTQAGITNIAVLAGTSDEQLRDVDLVVVPSEMPGLSRQLAGRVRVIEYGNVLDAASVRMVAEVVRDLRLAARRRRDAESDRSDPDTP; the protein is encoded by the coding sequence GTGTCCGCCATCGTCCGGGTCAGCCAGCACTCCGATGTGCCGATCTACCGCCAGATCGTCACGCAGTTGACGTTCATGATCGAGCTGGGGCAGCTGCGGGACGGGGAGCGGCTGCCGGGGTCCCGGCTGCTCGCCGACAATCTGGGGATCAACCGCAACACGGTGGCGCACGCCTACCGCGAGCTGCGGGAGCGCGGGCTCGTCGAGGCCAGGGGGCGGCGGGGCATGGTGGTGGTCGGCGGGGAGCGCGCCCGCGCGGACTCGGCCGCCAGGGAGCGCGCCCGCGCGATCCTGGCGTCCGCCACCCGCGCCTGCGCCCGACTCGGCCTGGACCCAGGGGACATCAGGGAGATCGTGGCGCGTCTCACCGCCCCGGGGGCGGACGACGAGACGCCCCTGGTGTCCTTTGTCGAGTGCAACGCCGAGCGCGCGCGGCACTTCGCCGGGGCGCTGGAGCGGGAGTTGGGCCTGCCGGTCCGCCCTCTGGTGCTCGGCGGCTTCGACCCGGCGGCCGAACGCGCCGATCTGGTGCTGACGACGTTCTTCCATCTGGCCGAGGTGCGGGGCCTGTTGCGGCGGCCGACGACGGATGTGATCGCGATCGTGGCCGCGCCGCATGTGCGGACGCTGGTCCAGATCGCCCAGGTGCCGAAGGACCGCACGGTGGGCCTGTGGTACTCGACGGAGGACCAGGCGGCGAGCATCCGCGATTCGCTGACGCAGGCCGGGATCACCAATATCGCGGTGCTGGCGGGGACTTCGGACGAGCAGCTGCGGGATGTCGATCTCGTGGTGGTGCCCAGCGAGATGCCCGGCCTCAGCCGCCAACTCGCCGGCCGGGTGCGGGTGATCGAGTACGGGAACGTCCTGGACGCCGCCTCGGTCCGTATGGTCGCCGAGGTGGTGCGGGACCTCCGGCTGGCGGCCAGGCGGAGGCGGGACGCGGAATCCGACCGGTCGGACCCCGACACCCCCTGA
- a CDS encoding PucR family transcriptional regulator, giving the protein MKGLLRRLSSLDADAAAAVRVIAHYQALLGGGAVDPVTLTRSTAGLAQCPAGLELADGSTVRFAPDGVALPGVPGHVSGSVELRPRGRVWLERDGADAPFDALVLEWMAIAARVGPRVPGPSPRAADPALVERVLSERESIEDRTRAVRLLGLRPALPLRVVAVAVDAESDAGVVAVTLLARSGLAATVPVATVGPLAAAMVQPGQGDDSPAAELRAVLADRAREGLPGGARSRVRFGVGGGVPPSHAATSWAQARAALRFAGDGPDEQVMDHEELGPLTLLAEVPAARLRADPGVRALAELARRDAGPSGIAALAAFCRTGSLRQAAGELHLHHSSVAARLAGVEAATGWRLNRPDGRFRAQLALYAWRLSRTD; this is encoded by the coding sequence GTGAAGGGTCTGTTGCGGCGCCTGTCCTCGCTCGACGCCGATGCCGCCGCCGCCGTGCGGGTCATCGCCCACTACCAGGCGCTGCTCGGCGGCGGTGCCGTCGATCCGGTGACCCTGACGCGGTCGACGGCCGGTCTTGCCCAGTGCCCCGCCGGTCTTGAGCTGGCCGACGGCAGCACGGTCCGGTTCGCCCCCGACGGGGTCGCCCTCCCCGGGGTGCCGGGCCATGTGTCGGGAAGCGTGGAGCTGCGCCCCCGAGGGCGGGTCTGGCTCGAACGGGACGGCGCGGACGCCCCGTTCGACGCGCTGGTGCTGGAGTGGATGGCCATCGCCGCCCGGGTGGGCCCCCGCGTCCCCGGCCCCTCACCGAGGGCGGCCGACCCGGCGCTGGTCGAACGGGTGCTCTCCGAACGGGAGAGCATCGAGGACCGCACCCGCGCGGTGCGGCTGCTCGGCCTGCGTCCGGCGCTGCCGCTGCGGGTGGTGGCGGTCGCCGTCGACGCGGAGAGCGACGCCGGGGTGGTCGCCGTGACGCTGCTGGCCCGCAGCGGGCTGGCCGCCACCGTCCCGGTCGCCACCGTCGGCCCGTTGGCAGCCGCGATGGTGCAGCCCGGGCAGGGCGACGACTCACCCGCCGCCGAGCTGCGCGCGGTGCTCGCCGACCGGGCACGGGAGGGGCTGCCGGGCGGCGCGCGGTCCCGGGTCAGGTTCGGCGTCGGCGGCGGGGTGCCGCCCAGCCACGCGGCGACCTCCTGGGCCCAGGCACGCGCCGCGCTGCGCTTCGCCGGCGACGGGCCGGACGAACAGGTCATGGACCACGAGGAGTTGGGGCCGCTGACGCTGCTGGCCGAGGTGCCGGCCGCGCGGCTGCGGGCCGATCCCGGCGTGCGGGCACTCGCCGAACTGGCGCGACGGGACGCCGGCCCCTCGGGCATCGCGGCGCTGGCCGCGTTCTGCCGCACCGGCTCGCTGCGCCAGGCGGCCGGCGAACTGCACCTCCACCACAGCTCGGTCGCGGCCAGGCTGGCGGGCGTGGAGGCCGCCACCGGCTGGCGACTGAACCGTCCCGACGGCCGGTTCCGCGCGCAACTCGCCCTGTACGCCTGGCGGTTGAGCCGGACCGACTGA
- a CDS encoding SGNH/GDSL hydrolase family protein has translation MSATRHLRRLLAAVALPVALLAGPGVGQAAAGPTAEPDMSWVGTWTAMPQLTEESNMPPPPFTGDDVVLDDSTLRQTVRVTVGGDRVRLAFSNEFGGAPLPLTDLSVALPLGGEAGVSAVEPGTVRPVTFSGGRESVTIPIGARYVSDPIDLALAPGANLTITAYLADGQASRSITSHPGSRTTSHLLAGNHVDAADLPGATPTDHWYFLSAVEAWSPPGTRATAILGDSLTDGRGSTTNANNRWPDQLFDRLTEEQDTPRTALLNQAAGGNRVLNEGLGPSALSRLDRDVIAQSGVDQLILFEGVNDIGTADATEAAQQAVTDELIVAYDQIISRAHAHGITVYGATLTPFGDNEMYDDPAGLRETSRQAVNEWIRTSERFDGILDFDAATRDPAHPHRLLPTLHDGDWLHLTPEGYALLADTVPSHIFP, from the coding sequence ATGAGCGCGACCCGCCACCTCAGACGGCTCCTTGCCGCCGTCGCCCTCCCCGTCGCCCTGCTCGCCGGGCCAGGCGTCGGCCAGGCCGCCGCCGGGCCGACGGCCGAACCGGACATGAGCTGGGTCGGCACCTGGACGGCGATGCCCCAGCTGACCGAGGAATCCAATATGCCCCCGCCGCCGTTCACCGGCGACGACGTGGTCCTCGACGACAGCACCCTGCGGCAGACCGTGCGGGTCACCGTCGGCGGTGACCGCGTCCGGCTGGCGTTCTCCAACGAGTTCGGCGGCGCGCCACTGCCACTCACCGACCTGTCCGTCGCGCTGCCGCTGGGCGGCGAGGCCGGCGTCAGCGCGGTCGAACCCGGCACCGTCAGGCCCGTCACCTTCAGCGGCGGCCGGGAGTCGGTGACCATCCCGATCGGCGCCCGCTATGTCTCCGACCCGATCGACCTCGCCTTGGCGCCGGGCGCCAACCTCACCATCACCGCGTATCTGGCCGACGGCCAGGCGTCCCGGTCCATCACCTCCCACCCGGGGTCGCGCACCACCTCCCACCTGCTGGCCGGCAACCACGTGGACGCGGCCGACCTGCCGGGCGCCACCCCCACCGACCACTGGTACTTCCTCAGCGCGGTCGAGGCGTGGTCCCCGCCGGGCACCCGCGCCACCGCCATCCTGGGCGACTCCCTCACCGACGGCCGGGGCTCCACCACCAACGCCAACAACCGTTGGCCCGACCAGCTCTTCGACCGGCTGACCGAGGAACAGGACACGCCACGGACGGCCCTCCTCAACCAGGCCGCCGGCGGCAACCGGGTGCTCAACGAGGGACTCGGCCCCAGCGCGCTGTCCCGGCTCGACCGCGACGTGATCGCGCAGAGCGGCGTGGACCAGCTGATCCTCTTCGAGGGCGTCAACGACATCGGCACCGCGGACGCCACGGAGGCGGCCCAACAGGCCGTCACCGACGAGCTGATCGTCGCCTACGACCAGATCATCAGCCGCGCCCACGCGCACGGCATCACCGTCTACGGCGCGACGTTGACGCCGTTCGGCGACAACGAGATGTACGACGACCCGGCGGGACTGCGGGAGACCTCACGGCAGGCCGTCAACGAGTGGATCCGCACCAGCGAACGCTTCGACGGCATCCTCGACTTCGACGCGGCCACCCGCGACCCGGCGCACCCCCACCGTCTCCTCCCCACCCTCCACGACGGCGACTGGCTCCACCTCACCCCCGAGGGCTACGCCCTCCTCGCCGACACCGTCCCCTCCCACATCTTCCCCTGA
- a CDS encoding FecCD family ABC transporter permease — protein MRVARPAAGRARPARRGSALSRAAGLGVALAVLGCLVVASTWIGARETTPVEVLRALWSDDGSYATSVIRDLRLPRTLTGLLVGAALGAAGTLTQALTRNPLADPGLLGVNAGASAAVVIAIGVVGVSGYGGYVWFAFAGAALTAVVVYALGASGRGGLTPVRLVLAGAAIGAALSGVIAAITVLDAATFDYLRFWMVGSLAGRRPELVAELAPFVLVGLVLALALTRSLNGVALGDDTARSLGVHLGRTRVLGLLTVTLLCGAATAAAGPIGFVGLVVPLVARQLTGPDLRWSLPYAMVLAPCLLLAADIAGRLVLPQGELEVGAMTAIIGAPIFVAMVRGRKEMAL, from the coding sequence ATGCGTGTTGCGCGACCGGCCGCCGGCCGGGCCCGGCCGGCGCGGCGTGGCTCCGCGCTGAGCCGGGCGGCCGGGCTCGGGGTGGCGCTGGCCGTCCTCGGGTGCCTGGTCGTCGCCAGCACCTGGATCGGCGCCCGGGAGACCACACCCGTCGAGGTGCTGCGCGCCCTGTGGTCGGACGACGGCTCGTACGCCACCTCCGTCATCCGTGACCTGCGGCTGCCCCGCACGCTCACCGGTCTGCTGGTCGGCGCCGCGCTGGGCGCCGCCGGCACCCTCACCCAGGCGCTCACCCGCAACCCGCTGGCCGACCCGGGGCTGCTCGGGGTCAACGCGGGCGCCTCGGCCGCCGTTGTCATCGCCATCGGGGTGGTCGGCGTCAGCGGCTACGGCGGCTATGTGTGGTTCGCGTTCGCCGGCGCCGCCCTCACCGCGGTCGTCGTCTACGCCCTCGGGGCGTCGGGGCGCGGCGGCCTCACCCCCGTTCGGCTGGTGCTGGCCGGCGCGGCGATCGGTGCGGCGCTCTCCGGGGTGATCGCCGCCATCACGGTGCTCGACGCCGCGACCTTCGACTATCTGCGGTTCTGGATGGTCGGTTCGCTCGCCGGGCGGCGGCCCGAACTGGTCGCCGAGCTCGCGCCGTTCGTCCTCGTCGGCCTGGTGCTGGCGCTGGCGCTGACCCGTTCGCTGAACGGCGTCGCGCTCGGCGACGACACCGCCCGCTCGCTCGGCGTCCACCTGGGCAGAACCCGCGTCCTCGGGCTGCTGACGGTGACCCTGCTCTGCGGCGCGGCCACCGCGGCTGCGGGCCCGATCGGCTTTGTCGGCCTGGTCGTGCCGCTGGTGGCCCGGCAGTTGACCGGGCCCGACCTGCGCTGGTCGCTGCCGTACGCCATGGTGCTGGCCCCCTGCCTGCTGCTGGCCGCCGACATCGCCGGCCGGCTGGTGCTGCCGCAGGGCGAGTTGGAGGTGGGCGCGATGACCGCGATCATCGGCGCGCCGATCTTCGTCGCCATGGTGCGCGGGCGGAAGGAGATGGCGCTGTGA